A single genomic interval of Zingiber officinale cultivar Zhangliang chromosome 4A, Zo_v1.1, whole genome shotgun sequence harbors:
- the LOC121973847 gene encoding serine/threonine-protein kinase CDG1-like isoform X2: MRPRIQAKKGGEMEGGRGEIMETKEQRTAAVVVGIKMDAAGHQLLTWALVKIAAAGDRVVALHVLPSPAAAAEALDASSRFLSVYDGLCSLKQIDLELKIARCSSVPKVLVREFISHGATKLVLGVAKSSHVIGCSSKSVAKYCAKKLPRDCSVFAVQNGKALFKREASPAQTLTVDKEEEETKKIKPSLLSLEDFSSQDKPGWPLLRSALLSQSAPRSIEHPQHKPTANSRVESRVPEELVHLQEKYGTVCRVFSYEDVICITSEFSPKNLVGKGGSSHVYKGSFSDGQEWALKVLKSSDHHAMEEFASEIEIVTAMKHKNIVSLVGFCSENNKLTLVYNFLSRGSLEDNLHGLDSNKNAIGWAERYKVAVGVAAALDYLHSNGDAPSVIHRDVKSSNILLSDDFEPQLSDFGLAMWASASAAPMICNDVAGTFGYLAPEYFMHGKVNEKIDIYAFGVVLLELISGRKSVDTGAKGQESLVMWAMPILQGGKLEELVDPCLRTGFVKSQLERMALVAFLCIRRSPHSRPRMELVLKLLKGDDDVVRWARQVAHAPEKVDDLDDEAILQHKNLQAHIDLALQDIDDVSSSINSIEPLMNMSMEEYLEGRWSRSSSLN, encoded by the exons ATGAGGCCAAGAATTCAGGCAAAGAAGGGAGGAGAAatggaaggaggaagaggagagatcaTGGAGACGAAGGAGCAGAGGACGGCGGCGGTCGTGGTGGGCATCAAGATGGACGCCGCCGGCCACCAGCTGCTCACTTGGGCCCTCGTCAAGATTGCCGCCGCCGGCGACCGCGTCGTCGCGCTCCACGTCCTCCCCtcccccgccgccgccgccg AAGCTTTGGACGCCTCAAGCAGGTTCCTGTCCGTGTACGATGGATTGTGTAGCCTCAAGCAG ATCGATTTGGAGCTGAAGATCGCCCGATGTTCTTCTGTCCCCAAGGTGCTGGTTCGGGAATTCATATCTCATGGAGCTACCAAACTGGTTCTTGGCGTCGCCAAGAGCAGCCATGTCATTGG GTGTTCGTCTAAATCTGTTGCCAAGTACTGCGCGAAGAAGCTCCCCCGAGACTGCTCTGTTTTCGCCGTGCAAAATGGCAAGGCTTTGTTCAAGAGAGAAGCATCCCCTGCACAAACGTTGACAGTCGataaggaagaggaagagacGAAGAAGATCAAACCGTCTCTGCTGTCTTTGGAGGACTTCTCCTCCCAGGACAAGCCGGGTTGGCCCCTTCTCAGATCAGCACTGCTTTCTCAATCAGCACCGCGATCCATCGAACATCCTCAGCATAAACCTACTGCCAATTCGAGAGTTGAAAGCCGGGTTCCCGAGGAGCTGGTGCACCTTCAAGAGAAGTATGGCACAGTTTGCAGGGTGTTCAGCTACGAGGATGTCATTTGCATCACCTCTGAATTCTCCCCGA AAAACCTAGTTGGAAAAGGAGGCAGCAGCCATGTCTACAAAGGAAGTTTTTCAGATGGCCAAGAATGGGCACTCAAAGTTTTGAAATCATCTGACCACCATGCTATGGAAGAATTCGCATCTGAGATTGAGATCGTCACGGCCATGAAACACAAGAACATTGTTTCACTCGTTGGATTCTGCTCCGAGAACAATAAACTCACACTGGTCTACAATTTCTTGTCTAGAGGTAGCTTAGAGGACAACCTTCACG GATTGGACTCTAACAAGAATGCCATTGGCTGGGCTGAGAGGTACAAGGTCGCAGTGGGGGTCGCGGCGGCTCTTGATTATTTGCACAGCAACGGCGATGCCCCGTCGGTGATCCACCGAGATGTCAAGTCATCCAACATCCTCCTCTCTGATGATTTTGAGCCACAG TTGTCCGATTTCGGGCTTGCGATGTGGGCATCAGCCTCAGCAGCACCAATGATTTGCAATGATGTCGCCGGCACATTCGG GTATTTAGCTCCAGAATACTTCATGCATGGGAAGGTGAATGAAAAGATTGATATCTATGCATTTGGTGTGGTGCTTCTTGAGCTAATCTCAGGAAGGAAGTCTGTTGATACAGGGGCCAAGGGACAGGAGAGCTTGGTTATGTGG GCCATGCCAATTCTACAAGGTGGAAAGCTGGAGGAGCTTGTGGATCCATGTTTAAGGACTGGTTTTGTGAAGTCTCAGTTGGAGAGGATGGCCTTGGTTGCCTTCCTCTGCATTAGACGATCTCCTCATTCTCGGCCACGAATGGAACTT GTGTTGAAGCTACTCAAAGGTGATGATGATGTTGTCCGATGGGCGAGGCAAGTTGCTCACGCACCAGAAAAGGTCGATGACTTAGATGATGAGGCAATTCTCCAGCATAAAAACTTGCAAGCTCATATTGATCTTGCGCTGCAAGACATAGATGATGTATCCTCATCGATCAATAGCATTGAACCCTTGATGAACATGTCAATGGAGGAGTACTTGGAGGGGAGGTGGAGTCGCTCCTCAAGCTTGAACTGA
- the LOC121973847 gene encoding serine/threonine-protein kinase CDG1-like isoform X1, with protein sequence MRPRIQAKKGGEMEGGRGEIMETKEQRTAAVVVGIKMDAAGHQLLTWALVKIAAAGDRVVALHVLPSPAAAAAEALDASSRFLSVYDGLCSLKQIDLELKIARCSSVPKVLVREFISHGATKLVLGVAKSSHVIGCSSKSVAKYCAKKLPRDCSVFAVQNGKALFKREASPAQTLTVDKEEEETKKIKPSLLSLEDFSSQDKPGWPLLRSALLSQSAPRSIEHPQHKPTANSRVESRVPEELVHLQEKYGTVCRVFSYEDVICITSEFSPKNLVGKGGSSHVYKGSFSDGQEWALKVLKSSDHHAMEEFASEIEIVTAMKHKNIVSLVGFCSENNKLTLVYNFLSRGSLEDNLHGLDSNKNAIGWAERYKVAVGVAAALDYLHSNGDAPSVIHRDVKSSNILLSDDFEPQLSDFGLAMWASASAAPMICNDVAGTFGYLAPEYFMHGKVNEKIDIYAFGVVLLELISGRKSVDTGAKGQESLVMWAMPILQGGKLEELVDPCLRTGFVKSQLERMALVAFLCIRRSPHSRPRMELVLKLLKGDDDVVRWARQVAHAPEKVDDLDDEAILQHKNLQAHIDLALQDIDDVSSSINSIEPLMNMSMEEYLEGRWSRSSSLN encoded by the exons ATGAGGCCAAGAATTCAGGCAAAGAAGGGAGGAGAAatggaaggaggaagaggagagatcaTGGAGACGAAGGAGCAGAGGACGGCGGCGGTCGTGGTGGGCATCAAGATGGACGCCGCCGGCCACCAGCTGCTCACTTGGGCCCTCGTCAAGATTGCCGCCGCCGGCGACCGCGTCGTCGCGCTCCACGTCCTCCCCtcccccgccgccgccgccg CAGAAGCTTTGGACGCCTCAAGCAGGTTCCTGTCCGTGTACGATGGATTGTGTAGCCTCAAGCAG ATCGATTTGGAGCTGAAGATCGCCCGATGTTCTTCTGTCCCCAAGGTGCTGGTTCGGGAATTCATATCTCATGGAGCTACCAAACTGGTTCTTGGCGTCGCCAAGAGCAGCCATGTCATTGG GTGTTCGTCTAAATCTGTTGCCAAGTACTGCGCGAAGAAGCTCCCCCGAGACTGCTCTGTTTTCGCCGTGCAAAATGGCAAGGCTTTGTTCAAGAGAGAAGCATCCCCTGCACAAACGTTGACAGTCGataaggaagaggaagagacGAAGAAGATCAAACCGTCTCTGCTGTCTTTGGAGGACTTCTCCTCCCAGGACAAGCCGGGTTGGCCCCTTCTCAGATCAGCACTGCTTTCTCAATCAGCACCGCGATCCATCGAACATCCTCAGCATAAACCTACTGCCAATTCGAGAGTTGAAAGCCGGGTTCCCGAGGAGCTGGTGCACCTTCAAGAGAAGTATGGCACAGTTTGCAGGGTGTTCAGCTACGAGGATGTCATTTGCATCACCTCTGAATTCTCCCCGA AAAACCTAGTTGGAAAAGGAGGCAGCAGCCATGTCTACAAAGGAAGTTTTTCAGATGGCCAAGAATGGGCACTCAAAGTTTTGAAATCATCTGACCACCATGCTATGGAAGAATTCGCATCTGAGATTGAGATCGTCACGGCCATGAAACACAAGAACATTGTTTCACTCGTTGGATTCTGCTCCGAGAACAATAAACTCACACTGGTCTACAATTTCTTGTCTAGAGGTAGCTTAGAGGACAACCTTCACG GATTGGACTCTAACAAGAATGCCATTGGCTGGGCTGAGAGGTACAAGGTCGCAGTGGGGGTCGCGGCGGCTCTTGATTATTTGCACAGCAACGGCGATGCCCCGTCGGTGATCCACCGAGATGTCAAGTCATCCAACATCCTCCTCTCTGATGATTTTGAGCCACAG TTGTCCGATTTCGGGCTTGCGATGTGGGCATCAGCCTCAGCAGCACCAATGATTTGCAATGATGTCGCCGGCACATTCGG GTATTTAGCTCCAGAATACTTCATGCATGGGAAGGTGAATGAAAAGATTGATATCTATGCATTTGGTGTGGTGCTTCTTGAGCTAATCTCAGGAAGGAAGTCTGTTGATACAGGGGCCAAGGGACAGGAGAGCTTGGTTATGTGG GCCATGCCAATTCTACAAGGTGGAAAGCTGGAGGAGCTTGTGGATCCATGTTTAAGGACTGGTTTTGTGAAGTCTCAGTTGGAGAGGATGGCCTTGGTTGCCTTCCTCTGCATTAGACGATCTCCTCATTCTCGGCCACGAATGGAACTT GTGTTGAAGCTACTCAAAGGTGATGATGATGTTGTCCGATGGGCGAGGCAAGTTGCTCACGCACCAGAAAAGGTCGATGACTTAGATGATGAGGCAATTCTCCAGCATAAAAACTTGCAAGCTCATATTGATCTTGCGCTGCAAGACATAGATGATGTATCCTCATCGATCAATAGCATTGAACCCTTGATGAACATGTCAATGGAGGAGTACTTGGAGGGGAGGTGGAGTCGCTCCTCAAGCTTGAACTGA